TTAACTCTTCAATTTGCACATGGTCGCCCAAATCCACCTTAAATTCGGCTATATCTAGCTGCAAATCTGGCTCAATTTCGACTTGTACTCCATGAATTGTGAAAACATGACTGCTAGCTAACTGTAAACCCGCAGCTAGTAAAACTTTTCTGGGAGTGCAATTGTTATCTAACCAAACTCCAGAGACGTGAATTTGGTTGTGACTCAACGTGACATTTTCCCAGATCGGCGGCTGGTTTTTGACAGATGCAGCTATTTCAGGTGAACTATGAGTGACTAGCAAATCTACCAATAAATCTTTTAAAGCTGTAGATAGCAGAGAGGAAGATAGAGAAGCTTGTAAATCGTCGATTTTTAAAACTAACTCACCCCTAACAGGTACTGGCTC
The Merismopedia glauca CCAP 1448/3 genome window above contains:
- a CDS encoding LmeA family phospholipid-binding protein, with protein sequence MSEKQSRIISKVLSPAGYLWLRSQVSQAETIDVKISGGDRQILGGYIPHVSILARQAIYQGLHLTQVELTGENIRVNLGQIIQGKPLRLLEPVPVRGELVLKIDDLQASLSSSLLSTALKDLLVDLLVTHSSPEIAASVKNQPPIWENVTLSHNQIHVSGVWLDNNCTPRKVLLAAGLQLASSHVFTIHGVQVEIEPDLQLDIAEFKVDLGDHVQIEELSLEPDYIIFRGGLQVLP